The Paraburkholderia sp. SOS3 genome includes a region encoding these proteins:
- a CDS encoding twin transmembrane helix small protein, giving the protein MHILVPIAFALIIASMISALYFMMHDRGRTKRMVWSLATRVGLSISLFLFILFAHWMGWIQSTGIPYGR; this is encoded by the coding sequence ATGCACATACTGGTTCCCATCGCTTTTGCGCTCATCATCGCGAGCATGATCTCGGCGCTGTACTTCATGATGCACGATCGCGGCCGCACAAAGCGCATGGTCTGGTCGCTCGCGACGCGCGTCGGGCTGTCTATCTCGCTGTTCCTGTTCATCCTGTTCGCACACTGGATGGGCTGGATCCAGTCGACCGGCATTCCGTACGGCCGATAA
- a CDS encoding COX15/CtaA family protein has protein sequence MFVLQLGLIGLCIALLPLSYVWVKADDDKFRKLVWVTTFLTLDLVMFGGFTRLTDSGLGCPDWPGCYGTSSPFIAHAAISAAYQAMPTGPVSMTKAWIEMIHRYFAMAIGVLIIAQVLISWTARIRKRPLHVSPWWPTSLLLLIVVQGIFGAWTVTMKLQPVIVTTHLLLGLTLLGALGWLAARQTPLPVFEPAAGRWRAAALAGLVLLIVQIALGGWVSTNYAVLACTDFPTCNGQWLPPMDFAHGFHLWRALGMTGDGDMITQDALVAIHWTHRTFALVVVAYLLWLALKLRRFESLRRPANGMLLVIVIQFFTGLSNIVLQWPLPIAVAHNGGAAVLLLLLVMLNFRIASSRPGRAMLSARDAAPA, from the coding sequence ATGTTCGTATTGCAACTCGGCCTGATCGGACTGTGCATCGCACTGTTGCCGCTCTCGTACGTATGGGTCAAGGCCGACGACGACAAATTCCGCAAGCTCGTCTGGGTGACGACGTTTCTGACGCTCGACCTCGTGATGTTCGGCGGCTTCACGCGGCTCACCGACTCCGGCCTCGGCTGTCCCGACTGGCCCGGCTGCTACGGCACGTCGTCGCCGTTTATCGCGCATGCGGCGATCTCGGCTGCGTATCAGGCGATGCCGACCGGCCCGGTCAGCATGACGAAAGCATGGATCGAGATGATCCACCGCTACTTCGCGATGGCAATCGGCGTGCTCATCATCGCGCAGGTATTGATCTCGTGGACCGCGCGTATCCGCAAGCGCCCGTTGCATGTGTCGCCGTGGTGGCCCACGTCGCTGCTGTTGCTCATCGTCGTGCAGGGCATTTTCGGCGCATGGACCGTGACGATGAAGCTGCAACCCGTCATCGTCACGACGCATCTGCTGCTCGGCCTCACGCTGCTCGGCGCGCTCGGCTGGCTCGCGGCTCGGCAAACGCCGCTGCCCGTGTTCGAGCCCGCGGCGGGCCGCTGGCGCGCGGCCGCGTTGGCGGGCCTCGTGTTGCTGATCGTGCAGATCGCGCTCGGCGGCTGGGTCAGCACGAACTATGCGGTGCTCGCGTGCACCGACTTCCCGACCTGCAACGGCCAATGGCTGCCGCCGATGGATTTCGCGCACGGTTTTCACCTCTGGCGCGCACTCGGCATGACCGGCGACGGCGACATGATCACGCAGGACGCACTCGTCGCGATCCACTGGACGCATCGCACGTTCGCGCTCGTCGTCGTGGCGTATCTACTGTGGCTCGCATTGAAACTGCGCCGTTTCGAGTCGCTGCGGCGGCCCGCGAACGGCATGCTGCTCGTGATCGTCATCCAGTTTTTCACGGGCCTGTCGAACATCGTATTGCAATGGCCATTGCCGATTGCGGTCGCCCATAACGGCGGTGCCGCGGTCCTGCTGCTGCTGCTCGTTATGCTAAACTTTCGAATCGCTTCTAGCCGTCCCGGCCGCGCCATGTTGTCTGCGCGCGATGCCGCACCAGCGTGA
- a CDS encoding DUF2970 domain-containing protein gives MSDNGRGRSKSSFGQSMKAVMWSFFGVRKRRDLEADATQLNPLHVIAAALICAAVFIGILILVVHAVVG, from the coding sequence ATGAGCGATAACGGCCGTGGACGCAGCAAGAGCAGCTTCGGCCAGTCGATGAAGGCCGTGATGTGGTCGTTTTTCGGCGTGCGCAAGCGGCGCGACCTCGAAGCGGACGCAACGCAGCTGAATCCGCTGCATGTGATTGCCGCAGCGCTGATCTGTGCCGCGGTGTTTATCGGCATCCTGATTCTCGTCGTGCACGCGGTGGTAGGTTGA
- the nagA gene encoding N-acetylglucosamine-6-phosphate deacetylase, which yields MLTGNILTPDGWIHGTLEFENGRITALTGHVADPSTNDAPYILPGFIDLHVHGGGGADVMEAGNAIEAITRTHARHGTTSLLATTMTAPRDELMDVVAGLAEVARNRTPGGSRVLGVHLEGPYINPGKLGAQPDAAVSAVLDEVLKYLSLGPIRVVTIAPEIAGHMDIISEIAARGVRVQLGHSLGTYDDAVAAMKHGARGFTHLFNAMSPLHHRNPGMVGAALAHAEYAEIIPDLLHVHPGAIRAAMRAIPRLYVVTDSTSATGMPDGEYRLGSQHVTKCLGGVRLADGTLAGSTLTMDQALRNLCSLGLPLADVSNRLSRHAADYLGIEDRGRIARGAWADVVVFDRELALSATYVEGESIVEYA from the coding sequence ATGCTGACCGGAAACATACTCACCCCCGATGGTTGGATCCACGGCACGCTCGAATTCGAGAATGGCCGCATCACGGCGCTGACGGGCCACGTTGCCGACCCGTCGACCAACGACGCGCCGTACATCCTGCCCGGCTTTATCGATCTGCATGTGCACGGCGGCGGCGGCGCCGATGTGATGGAGGCCGGCAATGCGATCGAGGCGATCACGCGCACGCATGCGCGTCACGGCACGACGAGCCTGCTCGCGACGACGATGACCGCGCCGCGCGACGAGCTGATGGACGTGGTCGCGGGACTCGCCGAGGTCGCGCGCAATCGCACGCCGGGCGGCTCGCGCGTGCTTGGCGTGCACCTCGAAGGGCCGTACATCAACCCCGGCAAGCTCGGCGCGCAACCGGACGCGGCGGTGTCCGCCGTGCTCGACGAGGTGTTGAAATATCTCTCGCTCGGGCCGATCCGCGTCGTCACGATCGCGCCTGAAATCGCGGGCCATATGGACATCATCTCGGAAATCGCTGCACGCGGCGTGCGCGTGCAGCTCGGCCATTCGCTCGGTACATACGACGATGCGGTCGCCGCGATGAAGCACGGCGCGCGCGGCTTCACGCATCTGTTCAATGCGATGTCGCCGCTGCATCACCGCAACCCGGGCATGGTCGGCGCGGCGCTTGCGCATGCCGAGTACGCGGAGATCATCCCCGATCTGCTGCACGTGCACCCGGGTGCGATTCGCGCCGCCATGCGCGCGATTCCGCGCCTATATGTAGTGACCGACAGCACGTCGGCGACCGGCATGCCCGACGGCGAATACCGCCTCGGCAGCCAGCACGTGACGAAATGTCTTGGCGGCGTGCGTCTTGCAGACGGCACGCTCGCCGGCAGCACGCTGACGATGGATCAGGCGTTGCGCAACCTGTGTTCGCTCGGCCTGCCGTTGGCCGACGTTTCAAACCGTCTGTCGCGCCATGCCGCCGACTACCTCGGCATCGAAGACCGCGGCCGCATCGCGCGTGGCGCGTGGGCCGACGTCGTCGTGTTCGACCGGGAGCTGGCGCTGAGCGCGACATACGTCGAAGGAGAATCGATTGTCGAATATGCTTAA
- a CDS encoding SCO family protein — MLLIALICAAPVIGSYFTYYVIKPTGGTTSYGKLIEPQRPIPDTLVVTGEDGKPIKLASMRGRWLMISVDGSACDKACATKLYFMRQIRATQAGERERIVNIWLRTDASKVPDVIENAYPDTEKFVASAPDVAAWLPVDDGTQLTDHIYMVDPNGNLMMRFPKDPNPSKIKGDVSKLLRNSSIG; from the coding sequence ATGCTGCTGATCGCGCTGATCTGCGCGGCGCCCGTGATCGGATCGTATTTCACGTATTACGTGATCAAGCCGACCGGCGGCACGACGAGCTATGGCAAGCTGATCGAGCCGCAGCGGCCGATTCCCGATACGCTCGTCGTCACGGGCGAAGACGGCAAGCCGATCAAGCTCGCGTCGATGCGCGGCCGCTGGCTCATGATCTCGGTCGACGGCAGCGCGTGCGACAAGGCTTGCGCGACCAAGCTGTACTTCATGCGGCAGATCCGCGCGACGCAGGCCGGCGAACGCGAGCGCATCGTCAATATCTGGCTGCGCACCGATGCGTCGAAGGTGCCGGATGTGATCGAGAATGCGTATCCCGATACGGAAAAGTTCGTCGCCTCCGCCCCCGATGTGGCCGCATGGCTGCCCGTCGACGACGGCACGCAACTGACCGATCACATTTACATGGTCGATCCGAACGGCAACCTGATGATGCGTTTCCCGAAGGATCCGAACCCGAGCAAGATCAAGGGCGATGTGTCGAAGCTGCTGCGCAATTCGAGCATCGGCTGA
- a CDS encoding GntR family transcriptional regulator: protein METRWSALMPDARNVTPLYLQLARNLATAIHCGVWSAGEALPSERTLSDSIGVSRITARKAISLLVEQGLIRRAPGARSFITPRVEDPLSRLMGFTKKMEQRGFRPDSIWLERDVRAASRDEIVHLGLSPGANVANLRRLRRADGIVMAVEHTALPTSIVPDPLLIDGSLYSYLEQRGIAVVRALQHFRAVNASSEIAALMDIEPRTALLLITRVGYSADQRAIELTDTYCRDDYYDFVAELRL, encoded by the coding sequence ATGGAAACACGCTGGTCCGCCCTGATGCCCGATGCGCGCAACGTGACGCCGTTGTACCTGCAGCTTGCGCGCAACCTTGCAACGGCGATTCATTGCGGTGTCTGGTCGGCGGGCGAGGCGTTGCCGTCCGAGCGCACGCTATCGGATTCGATCGGCGTGTCGCGCATCACGGCGCGCAAGGCGATTTCGCTGCTCGTCGAGCAAGGCCTGATTCGCCGTGCACCCGGTGCGCGCAGTTTCATCACGCCGCGTGTGGAAGACCCGTTGTCGCGACTCATGGGTTTCACGAAGAAGATGGAACAGCGCGGTTTTCGTCCCGACTCGATCTGGCTCGAGCGCGACGTGCGCGCGGCGAGCCGCGACGAGATCGTGCATCTCGGGCTGTCGCCGGGCGCGAATGTCGCCAACCTGCGCCGCCTGCGCCGCGCGGACGGCATCGTGATGGCGGTCGAACATACGGCGCTGCCGACGTCGATCGTGCCGGACCCGCTGCTGATCGACGGCTCGCTGTACAGCTATCTCGAGCAGCGCGGCATCGCCGTCGTACGCGCGTTGCAGCATTTTCGCGCGGTCAATGCGTCGAGCGAAATCGCCGCGCTGATGGACATCGAGCCGCGCACCGCGCTGCTGTTGATCACACGCGTCGGTTACAGCGCGGATCAACGCGCGATCGAACTCACCGATACGTATTGCCGGGACGACTACTACGATTTCGTCGCCGAACTGCGTCTTTAA
- a CDS encoding bifunctional helix-turn-helix transcriptional regulator/GNAT family N-acetyltransferase: MSDSTALRRAEAVRHFNRFYTKHIGELHDHLNNSEFSLTEVRVLRELALGRAQTASALARGLGLDSGYLSRLLTGFERRRLINRRPSTADARQSMLSLTDNGRAAYRPLDAAAIREVSAMLAKLADQSQEQLIGAMKLIERLIGEGPRHGAVMLRGPKTGDYGFLVQRQAQLFANGHGWDHRFEGLLARTVAAFSEEHDPQRETCMIAEQRGTVAGSALITQHAPDTAMVQMLYVEPDVQRLGIGTHLMNECVRFAARAGYTKLSVTTATALLDARRLFEHAGFIRMTAEPAQRFGRQLVLERWVRHL; encoded by the coding sequence GTGTCCGATTCCACCGCCTTGCGACGCGCGGAAGCCGTCCGCCATTTCAATCGCTTCTACACGAAGCACATCGGCGAACTCCACGACCATTTGAACAACAGCGAGTTCTCGCTTACCGAAGTCCGCGTCCTGCGCGAGCTCGCGCTCGGCCGCGCGCAGACTGCCTCGGCGCTGGCGCGCGGTCTTGGCCTCGATAGCGGCTATCTGAGCCGGCTGCTGACCGGCTTCGAGCGACGCAGGCTGATCAACCGGCGGCCCTCGACCGCCGATGCGCGGCAGTCGATGCTATCGCTGACCGATAACGGCCGCGCCGCGTATCGGCCGCTCGACGCGGCCGCGATCCGGGAAGTGTCCGCGATGCTCGCGAAGCTCGCTGACCAATCGCAGGAACAGCTGATCGGCGCGATGAAACTGATCGAGCGCCTGATCGGCGAAGGGCCGCGGCACGGCGCCGTGATGCTGCGCGGGCCGAAAACCGGAGACTACGGCTTTCTCGTGCAGCGCCAGGCGCAATTGTTCGCGAACGGTCACGGCTGGGACCATCGGTTCGAAGGGTTGCTCGCGCGAACGGTAGCCGCGTTTTCGGAGGAACACGATCCGCAGCGCGAAACGTGCATGATTGCAGAGCAGCGGGGAACGGTCGCCGGTTCCGCGCTGATCACGCAGCACGCGCCCGATACCGCTATGGTGCAGATGTTGTACGTCGAGCCGGACGTCCAGCGTCTCGGTATCGGCACGCATCTGATGAACGAGTGCGTACGCTTTGCCGCGCGGGCCGGCTATACGAAGCTGTCGGTAACGACGGCAACCGCCCTGCTCGACGCGCGCCGTCTTTTCGAGCACGCCGGCTTTATTCGTATGACCGCCGAGCCGGCGCAGCGCTTCGGCCGCCAGCTCGTACTCGAGCGCTGGGTGCGCCATCTCTGA
- a CDS encoding methyl-accepting chemotaxis protein, protein MSGMSLNRKLWLSLALVWLGLLGIGLLSAVETRSTMLAERKAGMVNLVDAAQNVVNGYYAQSQAGKLTEADARREALARLATMRYGDAGYLFVIDSKPVVLMHPTLPQMVGKPVGDFKDPDGKLLYMSVIDSAKATGRGFAEYRGRLPGSETALPKLSYVERFAPWDWYITSGVFVRDIDTAYYRNIVEHLVAVLVIGTLITLAMIVVMRSIRNGLGGEPQAAALLATRIAGGDLTQVVKVRSSDTSSMMAAMQAMQDRLQRAIGEIRHSAEAIASATQQIAAGNNDLSQRTEQQAASLQETAASMEQLTATVKQNADNARQASGLANNASDIATKGNEVVNRVIGTMGEINDSSRQIADIIGVIEGIAFQTNILALNAAVEAARAGEQGRGFAVVAGEVRSLAQRSATAAKEIKQLIGASVERVKIGSALVGQAGATMGDILQAVRRVTDIMGEIAAASEEQSSGISQVGRAVAQMDEVTQQNAALVEQATAAAASLQDQAARLREAVNAFRVIDAQASTATARVALPGGVEPAVRKQPARQPALKASAGVTAGVHTVSPDVSRVAAPATARAAQKVPAVGVAATGATDASAATEQADAPTARPRAAKPVDDGDWTTF, encoded by the coding sequence ATGAGCGGGATGAGTCTGAATCGCAAGCTGTGGCTGTCGCTCGCGCTTGTCTGGCTGGGGTTGCTGGGCATTGGTTTGCTAAGCGCGGTCGAAACGCGCTCGACGATGCTGGCCGAGCGCAAGGCCGGCATGGTGAATCTCGTCGACGCGGCGCAGAACGTCGTGAACGGCTATTACGCCCAATCGCAGGCCGGCAAACTGACCGAAGCCGACGCGCGACGCGAAGCATTGGCGCGTCTGGCGACCATGCGTTACGGCGACGCCGGCTATCTTTTCGTGATCGACTCGAAGCCGGTCGTGCTGATGCACCCGACGCTGCCGCAGATGGTCGGCAAGCCGGTCGGCGATTTCAAGGATCCCGACGGCAAGCTGCTCTATATGTCGGTGATCGACAGCGCGAAGGCGACGGGCCGCGGCTTTGCCGAATATCGCGGCCGCCTGCCGGGCAGCGAAACCGCGTTGCCGAAGCTCAGCTACGTCGAGCGCTTCGCACCGTGGGACTGGTACATCACGAGCGGCGTGTTCGTGCGCGACATCGATACGGCGTACTACCGGAACATCGTCGAACATCTGGTCGCCGTGCTCGTGATCGGCACGCTGATCACGCTCGCGATGATCGTGGTGATGCGCAGCATCCGCAACGGGCTCGGCGGTGAACCGCAGGCGGCCGCGCTACTTGCCACGCGCATCGCGGGCGGCGATCTGACGCAGGTCGTCAAGGTGCGTTCGAGCGACACGTCGAGCATGATGGCGGCGATGCAAGCAATGCAGGACCGCCTGCAACGCGCGATCGGCGAGATCCGGCACTCGGCCGAAGCGATCGCGTCGGCCACGCAGCAGATCGCGGCCGGCAACAACGACCTGTCGCAGCGCACCGAACAGCAGGCCGCATCGCTGCAGGAAACGGCAGCGAGCATGGAGCAGCTGACTGCGACGGTCAAGCAGAACGCCGACAACGCGCGGCAGGCGAGCGGTCTCGCCAACAACGCATCGGATATCGCGACGAAGGGCAACGAAGTGGTGAACCGCGTGATCGGCACGATGGGCGAGATCAACGACAGCTCGCGGCAGATCGCGGACATCATCGGCGTGATCGAGGGGATCGCGTTCCAGACCAACATTCTCGCGCTCAATGCGGCGGTCGAAGCGGCCCGCGCGGGCGAACAGGGCCGCGGCTTCGCGGTCGTCGCCGGCGAGGTGCGCAGTCTCGCGCAGCGTAGCGCGACGGCGGCGAAAGAAATCAAGCAACTGATCGGCGCATCGGTCGAGCGCGTGAAAATCGGGTCGGCGCTCGTCGGGCAGGCCGGCGCGACGATGGGCGACATCCTGCAGGCCGTGCGGCGCGTGACCGACATCATGGGCGAGATCGCAGCGGCCTCGGAAGAACAAAGCAGCGGCATTTCGCAGGTCGGACGCGCGGTCGCGCAGATGGACGAAGTGACGCAGCAGAACGCGGCGCTCGTCGAACAGGCGACGGCCGCCGCGGCTTCATTGCAGGACCAGGCGGCACGCTTGCGCGAGGCAGTCAACGCGTTTCGCGTGATCGATGCGCAGGCGTCGACAGCAACGGCGCGCGTTGCGCTGCCGGGTGGTGTGGAGCCTGCTGTCCGGAAGCAGCCGGCAAGACAACCTGCGTTGAAGGCGTCTGCTGGGGTGACCGCTGGGGTGCACACGGTCTCGCCCGATGTCTCGCGTGTTGCCGCGCCTGCGACAGCACGCGCCGCGCAAAAAGTGCCCGCAGTGGGAGTTGCTGCAACCGGCGCAACCGACGCAAGCGCCGCAACAGAGCAGGCTGATGCGCCAACCGCGCGACCGCGCGCGGCCAAACCGGTCGACGACGGCGACTGGACGACCTTCTGA
- a CDS encoding SURF1 family protein, whose translation MKIRWLPALLILIVVAVTVRLGFWQRDRAHQKEALEARITQFENAPAVPVGATLVALKDIEFHRVRAVGQFMPEQVVYLDNRPYNDQAGFYVVMPLKLRDGGYVLVNRGWLPRNADVRTAIEHYDTPKGEVEIEGIARADASKAFELGEGGSAPHQKIRQNLDVHAYAAETGLPLQPFVIQQLSDDGDKLVRDWPAPTTGVERNYGYMFQWWGMAVAALGFGLYAARRAAKKDQRVLDAQPTQNPEHPHEQESESTRGV comes from the coding sequence ATGAAGATTCGCTGGCTCCCGGCGCTGCTCATTCTGATTGTCGTCGCGGTAACGGTGCGGCTCGGCTTCTGGCAGCGCGACCGCGCGCATCAGAAGGAAGCGCTCGAGGCGCGCATTACCCAGTTCGAAAACGCGCCGGCCGTGCCGGTCGGCGCCACGCTGGTTGCGCTGAAGGACATCGAATTTCACCGCGTGCGGGCAGTCGGTCAATTTATGCCCGAGCAAGTGGTGTACCTCGACAATCGGCCATATAACGACCAGGCGGGCTTTTACGTCGTGATGCCGCTTAAACTGCGCGACGGCGGTTACGTGCTGGTCAATCGCGGCTGGCTGCCGCGCAATGCCGACGTGCGCACGGCGATCGAACATTACGACACGCCGAAAGGCGAGGTCGAAATCGAAGGCATTGCGCGCGCCGATGCGAGCAAGGCGTTCGAGCTCGGCGAAGGCGGTTCCGCGCCGCATCAGAAGATTCGGCAGAATCTCGACGTGCATGCTTACGCGGCTGAAACCGGCTTGCCGCTGCAGCCGTTCGTGATCCAGCAGTTGAGCGACGACGGCGACAAGCTCGTGCGCGACTGGCCCGCGCCGACGACGGGCGTCGAGCGTAACTACGGCTACATGTTCCAGTGGTGGGGCATGGCCGTCGCCGCGCTCGGTTTCGGTTTGTATGCGGCGCGTCGTGCAGCGAAGAAAGATCAGCGGGTTCTGGACGCACAACCGACGCAGAATCCGGAGCACCCGCACGAGCAGGAAAGCGAAAGCACGCGCGGCGTTTAA
- the cyoE gene encoding heme o synthase, with protein MDSTTLLHSSGNRISQYLALTKPRVTQLAVFCAVIGMFLATPGMVPWTVLIGGTIGIWLLAGAAFAINCLVEQKVDAMMRRTAWRPSARGEITTTQILLFSAVLGGLGMWTLYTFTNALTMWLTIATFVGYAVVYTLLLKPYTPQNIVIGGASGAMPPALGWAAVTGHVPGDAWILVLIIFVWTPPHFWALALYRRKDYENAGLPMLPNTHGEQYTRLHIFLYTVILFAVTLMPFISGMSGIVYLSAAVLLGAVFLGYAWKIYREYSDALARKTFRYSIVYLSLLFAALLIDHYAHAVIGA; from the coding sequence ATGGACAGCACAACTCTCCTTCATTCATCCGGTAACCGGATCTCCCAATACCTCGCGCTGACGAAGCCGCGCGTCACACAACTCGCCGTGTTCTGCGCGGTGATCGGCATGTTTCTCGCGACGCCGGGCATGGTGCCGTGGACCGTGCTGATCGGGGGCACGATCGGCATCTGGCTGCTCGCGGGCGCCGCGTTCGCGATCAACTGCCTCGTCGAACAGAAGGTCGATGCGATGATGCGTCGCACCGCGTGGCGCCCGTCCGCGCGCGGCGAAATCACCACGACGCAGATCCTGCTGTTCTCCGCTGTGCTCGGCGGCCTCGGCATGTGGACGCTCTACACGTTCACGAATGCGCTGACGATGTGGCTCACCATCGCCACGTTCGTTGGGTATGCGGTGGTCTACACGCTGCTGCTCAAGCCGTACACGCCGCAGAACATCGTGATCGGCGGCGCATCGGGCGCAATGCCGCCGGCGCTCGGCTGGGCAGCGGTCACGGGACATGTGCCGGGCGACGCATGGATTCTCGTGCTGATCATCTTCGTGTGGACGCCACCACATTTCTGGGCGCTCGCGCTCTATCGCCGCAAAGACTATGAGAACGCCGGCTTGCCGATGCTGCCGAACACGCACGGCGAGCAGTACACGCGTCTGCACATTTTCCTCTACACGGTTATTCTGTTCGCCGTGACGCTGATGCCGTTTATCTCGGGGATGAGCGGCATTGTGTATCTGAGTGCGGCGGTGCTGCTCGGCGCCGTGTTTCTCGGTTACGCGTGGAAGATCTACCGGGAATATTCCGACGCGCTTGCGCGTAAGACCTTTCGTTACTCGATCGTTTATCTGTCGCTGCTGTTTGCGGCCTTGCTGATCGATCACTATGCGCACGCCGTGATCGGCGCATGA
- a CDS encoding cytochrome c oxidase subunit 3, translating into MSGQNESPYYFIPHPSRHPISAAVGLLIMLSSFASWVNGEPWAPYTSLVGLLWLLFTLWHWFGDAISESEGGMYGKRVDVSYRWSMSWFIFSEVMFFGAFFGALFYAREIAMHQLGSLDYKLIWPDFSAVWPNNGPAELVSHFKSMTPWPVPTINTALLLSSGATLTVSHHALRDNHRKKAIVWLAATILLGLTFLFFQAFEYFHAYNELNLTLASGVYGSTFFLLTGFHGFHVFLGGTMLTVVLVRLIRGHFTADHHFAFEGAAWYWHFVDVVWLGLYVVVYWL; encoded by the coding sequence ATGAGCGGCCAAAACGAGAGCCCGTACTATTTCATACCGCACCCGTCGCGGCACCCGATCAGCGCGGCGGTGGGGCTTTTGATCATGCTTTCGTCGTTTGCCTCATGGGTGAACGGCGAGCCGTGGGCGCCGTATACCTCGCTGGTCGGTCTGCTCTGGTTGCTCTTCACGCTGTGGCACTGGTTCGGCGACGCGATCTCCGAATCGGAAGGCGGCATGTACGGCAAGCGCGTCGACGTGTCGTACCGCTGGAGCATGAGCTGGTTCATCTTCTCCGAAGTGATGTTCTTCGGCGCGTTTTTCGGTGCGCTGTTCTACGCGCGCGAAATCGCGATGCACCAGTTGGGCAGCCTCGACTACAAATTGATCTGGCCGGATTTCTCGGCCGTGTGGCCGAATAACGGACCGGCGGAACTCGTCTCGCACTTCAAGTCGATGACGCCGTGGCCGGTGCCGACCATCAACACCGCGCTGTTGCTGTCGTCGGGCGCGACGCTGACGGTCTCGCACCATGCGCTGCGCGACAATCATCGTAAGAAGGCGATCGTGTGGCTCGCGGCAACGATCCTGCTCGGCCTCACGTTCCTGTTCTTTCAGGCTTTCGAATACTTCCACGCGTACAACGAGCTCAATCTCACGCTCGCATCGGGCGTGTACGGTTCGACGTTCTTTCTGCTGACGGGCTTCCACGGTTTCCACGTGTTCCTCGGCGGCACCATGCTGACCGTGGTGCTGGTTCGCCTGATCCGCGGCCACTTCACGGCGGACCATCACTTCGCGTTCGAAGGCGCCGCGTGGTATTGGCACTTTGTCGACGTCGTATGGCTGGGGCTGTACGTCGTTGTCTACTGGTTGTAA
- a CDS encoding cytochrome c oxidase assembly protein produces MSMHSPNEATRSFNRSMLFKLVVVAFLMFGFGFALVPMYRAICEVTGINNLVQRDTSKREAKNTQVDMTRTISIEFDANARGPLGFRPEQSAVDVHPGEVTTVMYQVTNAQARAIDALAIPSYAPREATEYFRKIECFCFTQQKLAAHETKLLPVVFVVDPKLPKDVKTITLSYTFFELNAPAVPAKDNTDGQGPDPA; encoded by the coding sequence ATGTCGATGCATTCGCCGAACGAGGCCACTCGCTCGTTCAACCGCTCGATGCTGTTCAAGCTCGTGGTGGTGGCGTTTCTGATGTTCGGTTTCGGTTTTGCGCTGGTGCCGATGTACCGTGCGATCTGCGAGGTGACGGGCATCAACAATCTCGTGCAGCGCGATACGAGCAAGCGCGAGGCGAAGAACACGCAGGTCGACATGACGCGCACGATCTCGATCGAGTTCGATGCCAATGCGCGCGGTCCGCTGGGTTTCAGGCCGGAGCAGAGCGCTGTCGACGTGCATCCGGGCGAAGTGACGACGGTGATGTATCAGGTGACCAATGCGCAGGCGCGCGCGATCGACGCGCTGGCGATTCCGAGCTACGCGCCGCGCGAGGCCACCGAGTACTTCAGGAAGATCGAATGCTTCTGTTTTACGCAGCAGAAGCTCGCTGCGCACGAGACGAAGCTGCTGCCGGTCGTGTTTGTGGTGGACCCGAAGTTGCCGAAGGACGTAAAGACGATCACGCTGTCGTACACGTTCTTCGAGTTGAATGCGCCGGCCGTGCCGGCAAAAGACAACACGGATGGGCAGGGCCCTGACCCGGCCTGA
- a CDS encoding SCO family protein, translated as MLKKNRFALATRVARIAVAVCALGGAVLVAGCGQDAPAFQNVDITGNKQFATDFSLPDTSGKMRTLADYKGKVVVLFFGYTHCPDVCPTTMAELSQAMQQLGPADAKRVQVLFVTLDPERDTPALLGEYVPAFNPTFVGLRPANAAQLQKIAKDFRVYYAKVPGKTPDSYTMDHTAASYVFDPDGRLRLFARDGQGAGPWVHDIKLLLG; from the coding sequence ATGCTGAAGAAGAACCGGTTTGCTCTCGCGACGCGTGTCGCGCGCATTGCTGTCGCGGTCTGTGCGCTAGGCGGCGCCGTGCTCGTCGCCGGCTGCGGCCAGGATGCGCCGGCGTTCCAGAACGTCGATATCACGGGCAACAAGCAGTTCGCGACCGATTTCTCGCTGCCCGACACGAGCGGCAAAATGCGCACGCTCGCGGACTACAAGGGCAAGGTGGTCGTGCTGTTCTTCGGCTACACGCACTGCCCCGACGTGTGTCCGACAACGATGGCCGAACTCTCGCAGGCGATGCAGCAACTCGGGCCCGCGGACGCCAAACGCGTGCAGGTGCTGTTCGTCACGCTCGACCCCGAGCGCGACACGCCCGCGCTGCTGGGCGAATATGTGCCCGCGTTCAACCCGACCTTCGTCGGCCTGCGGCCCGCAAACGCGGCGCAGCTCCAGAAGATCGCGAAAGACTTCCGCGTCTACTACGCAAAGGTGCCGGGCAAGACGCCCGATAGCTACACGATGGACCATACGGCGGCGAGCTATGTGTTCGACCCGGATGGCCGCCTGCGGCTTTTCGCGCGCGATGGCCAGGGCGCCGGGCCGTGGGTGCACGACATCAAGCTGCTGCTCGGTTGA